In Bacillota bacterium, the sequence AATCGGGTTATTGGGGCAATATCTCTTCACGGGAATGCGGTGCAGTGGGAGGACATATGGTAAGACGCATGATCGCTGCGGCTCAACAGTCGCTCGCCGGTCAGGGTGGTCAGCCAAACTTCCGCGGTGGTTTTCCGCAGGAGCCAAATCAAAGCTAACAATTAAATAAGAATGGGCAGCCCAGGAGGGCTGCCTTGCTTTTTTTGCGGGATATTACCAGGTTAAACGCTTTGAAATGCGGTTATATTATTACCGGAGACCGAAGGAGGTGACATAATGGCACGAGGCAGCAAGAGCAGAAACCGCAAGGTGGTTCCTGAAGCTGCTCAGGCAATGGAAAAGTTTAAATACGAAGTAGCAAGCGAATTGGGGATCAATCCTGAGTACCAATCAGGATACTGGGGAAACATTTCTTCCCGTGAGTGCGGTGCTGTGGGTGGACATATGGTTCGCCGGATGATCGCTGCTGCTGAGCAGTCACTTATCAATCAGCAGGGTGGATTCGGTTTGGAGCCAGATGCTCAACCAAGAGGACCTCAGGGCCCTTCGGCTCAATAATAAACGATAATTATGGAAATAAATTACAAGCTCCAGCAAATTACTTGTTGGAGCTTGACTTTTTTGCTATACTTTTTGTATAATCATATAGTGTGAGGTTTCCAATGCATGAAATTTATATGAAAGAAGCAATAATTGAGGCGAAAAAAGCACTTGAGCTTCGCGAAGTTCCTGTCGGAGCGGTGGTTGTGCTTGGCGACCAGATTATTGGACGCGGATTTAATCAGCGGGAGACCCTGGGTGACCCTACGGCTCACGCTGAAATGATTGCTATCCGGGCTGCCGCTGAGTTTTTAGGCAGCTGGAGATTGACAAATACGAGGTTGTATGTTACATTAGAGCCCTGCCCGATGTGTGCGGGGGCGATAGTTAACGCCCGAATCGATTCGCTGATATACGGTGCTGTCGATCCGAAATCAGGCGCTGTTTCTTCACTGATGAACTTGGTTCAAGATGAGCGTTTAAACCATCGGGTTGAGGTGACTGCCGGTATTTGTCGGGAAACCTGCAGTCAAATGCTGAAAGATTTTTTTGCGGGACTTCGGAAACGGAATAAATAGATAAGGAGAGGTGACAGAGCGGCCGAATGTGGCGGTCTCGAAAACCGTTGGATGCCTTTGGTGTCCCGTGGGTTCAAATCCCACCCTCTCCGCCAGAAAAAATTGTTAATAATATACATGGAGAGATGCTGGAGTTGGCTGAACAGGCACGACTGGAAATCGTGTAGAGGTGATAAGCCTCTCGAGGGTTCGAATCCCTCTCTCTCCGCCATTTAAAATAGGCAGCAGACTAATGGGTCTGCTGTTTTTTGCTTTATCGGGACCGATTCTGGTTAAACTAGTAGGGATAGAATTTCTGGGAGGTGAATAAGTGACTGTAAAAAACAGATTGGAAAAAACAATTGCAGATGCTCAAAGCCTCAGCAGCCAGTTAAAAATGCACGCGTTGGAAACGGATCAACCTGCCGTCAGTGACATGTTTGAATCCATGTCACAGGCGGTTGATGAAATGATTCCACGCCTAAAAGGACGCCTAGGTCATGTCAAAGATGAGGAGCCGCAGTACCGCTGAAGGGTTATTTTAGCAGTTCGCTCACCTTGAC encodes:
- a CDS encoding DUF1657 domain-containing protein, whose product is MTVKNRLEKTIADAQSLSSQLKMHALETDQPAVSDMFESMSQAVDEMIPRLKGRLGHVKDEEPQYR
- a CDS encoding alpha/beta-type small acid-soluble spore protein, whose product is MARGSKSRNRKVVPEAAQAMEKFKYEVASELGINPEYQSGYWGNISSRECGAVGGHMVRRMIAAAEQSLINQQGGFGLEPDAQPRGPQGPSAQ
- a CDS encoding alpha/beta-type small acid-soluble spore protein, coding for MALGSSTSNKVVIPQAIQAMNQFKYEVATELGINPEYKSGYWGNISSRECGAVGGHMVRRMIAAAQQSLAGQGGQPNFRGGFPQEPNQS
- the tadA gene encoding tRNA adenosine(34) deaminase TadA — encoded protein: MHEIYMKEAIIEAKKALELREVPVGAVVVLGDQIIGRGFNQRETLGDPTAHAEMIAIRAAAEFLGSWRLTNTRLYVTLEPCPMCAGAIVNARIDSLIYGAVDPKSGAVSSLMNLVQDERLNHRVEVTAGICRETCSQMLKDFFAGLRKRNK